TTTTTCCAGAACGAATCTCATCTCTCCGTTTTTTTACTTCCACTAAGTGAATTTTTGTAACTTGTGGATCAATCTTTTCTTCAATACTCGCAACAAGTTTTTCTGCAAGAACCGCTTTCGACTCATTAGGGAGTATTTGGGCTTCAAATAATATTTCTTCGATTGACATTGGCATGGTATTACCTCCTTTTCATGCATTAT
This portion of the Desulfobulbaceae bacterium genome encodes:
- a CDS encoding addiction module protein gives rise to the protein MSIEEILFEAQILPNESKAVLAEKLVASIEEKIDPQVTKIHLVEVKKRRDEIRSGK